Proteins from a single region of Amycolatopsis sp. CA-230715:
- a CDS encoding Clp protease N-terminal domain-containing protein, producing MPKINVYLPDELAESVKEAGLPVSAICQQALEQSARRVTAIRSTVLGDLETEDPTAKLTQFTARARTSIRLAIEKAREVGAASVGTEHLLHGVLAEGANLALQILPALEVDPAAVATGLPIESGKSEATRFSGPAANALELTVVEAISLGHNYVGCEHLLLGLIAEPDGAAGEVLRGLGVDQRSARRAVVAALTGYAHLHRNKAANPLAAAIRAELQPVLDRLARLEERTGLGVGD from the coding sequence ATGCCGAAAATCAACGTGTACCTCCCGGACGAACTGGCCGAGAGCGTCAAGGAGGCGGGCCTGCCGGTGTCCGCGATCTGCCAGCAGGCGCTCGAACAGTCGGCGCGCAGGGTGACCGCGATCCGCTCGACCGTGCTCGGCGACCTGGAAACCGAGGACCCGACGGCCAAGCTCACCCAGTTCACCGCGCGGGCCCGCACCTCGATCAGGCTCGCGATCGAGAAGGCGCGCGAGGTGGGCGCCGCCTCGGTCGGCACCGAGCACCTGCTGCACGGAGTGCTGGCCGAGGGAGCCAACCTCGCACTGCAGATCCTGCCCGCGCTCGAAGTCGATCCCGCCGCGGTCGCCACCGGATTGCCCATCGAATCGGGAAAATCCGAGGCCACCCGGTTCAGCGGGCCCGCGGCGAACGCCCTCGAACTGACCGTCGTCGAAGCGATTTCCCTTGGCCACAACTACGTCGGATGCGAGCACCTGCTGCTCGGGCTGATCGCCGAGCCCGACGGAGCGGCCGGGGAAGTGCTGCGCGGACTCGGGGTCGATCAGCGTTCCGCGCGCCGCGCGGTGGTCGCCGCGCTGACCGGCTACGCGCACCTGCACCGCAACAAAGCCGCGAACCCGCTGGCCGCCGCGATCCGCGCCGAACTGCAGCCGGTGCTGGATCGCCTGGCCAGGCTCGAAGAGCGCA
- a CDS encoding DUF1772 domain-containing protein codes for MTRKALVRRMAGLGQFHWFFGNLYEAAVDVPRLLADAAPNREPGLLTAGSPLRYYGPAAPVALAATTAALTSNWREGGDRRAVVAAAAGTATALALTAHLVRAVNLRLLRGGAPLTEAQLTDLGRHWHRANAVRLAALAVAMGALRRSAPLGPAGQEWRNGSGIHQ; via the coding sequence ATGACGCGGAAAGCACTGGTCAGGCGGATGGCGGGGCTCGGCCAGTTCCACTGGTTCTTCGGCAACCTCTACGAAGCGGCGGTCGACGTGCCGCGGCTGCTCGCGGACGCCGCACCGAACCGCGAACCGGGGTTGCTCACCGCGGGAAGCCCGCTGCGGTACTACGGCCCGGCGGCCCCGGTCGCGCTCGCGGCGACCACCGCCGCGCTGACCTCGAACTGGCGGGAGGGCGGGGATCGGCGCGCCGTGGTGGCGGCCGCGGCCGGAACCGCGACGGCCCTCGCGCTGACCGCGCACCTCGTGCGTGCGGTCAACCTGCGCCTGCTGCGGGGCGGCGCGCCGTTGACCGAGGCACAGCTGACCGACCTCGGCAGGCACTGGCACCGGGCGAACGCCGTCCGGTTGGCCGCGCTCGCCGTGGCGATGGGGGCGCTGCGCCGCTCGGCGCCGCTCGGTCCGGCCGGGCAAGAATGGCGGAATGGCAGTGGAATTCACCAGTGA
- a CDS encoding acyl-CoA dehydrogenase family protein, translating to MAVEFTSEHPFGPRAPELRWLELATELAAGFAETAAEFDDSAELPVENLRALHACGLDAATLPVEHGGEALSYRTFGAILRVLSAACPSTACVWLMHIGAAGGLVQLSAPEVARFYADELKAGRRFANALSEPSGGNLFLLPQQTAEPVDGGYRITGAKRFVSGCEIADHFLVNALVDDVPTFFGHAPDDTMRYVPIWDTMGLRASRSQLVTFDGTVLRADRRCPPPTERRPNHIAAGLAFLSLGIADAALAALVEHARSRTIPTTGEPLSHMQWLGFEAADARLRLDAAALQCGHSAWLADENSPEFGPSTLAAKAMANEVAREIAQLGVRVGGGSGYLKASPIQRIFRDAQAGGLMAYSVEVCKDRIGREVLGA from the coding sequence ATGGCAGTGGAATTCACCAGTGAGCACCCGTTCGGCCCGCGAGCACCGGAACTGCGGTGGTTGGAGCTTGCCACGGAGCTGGCGGCGGGCTTCGCTGAGACGGCGGCGGAGTTCGACGACAGCGCCGAACTTCCGGTGGAGAACTTGCGGGCGCTGCACGCCTGCGGGCTGGACGCGGCGACGTTGCCGGTCGAGCACGGCGGGGAAGCGCTGAGCTACCGGACCTTCGGTGCGATCCTGCGGGTGCTGAGCGCGGCGTGCCCGTCCACCGCGTGCGTCTGGCTGATGCACATCGGCGCGGCGGGTGGACTGGTCCAGCTTTCCGCGCCCGAGGTCGCGCGGTTCTACGCCGACGAGCTGAAGGCGGGCCGCCGGTTCGCGAACGCGTTGTCGGAGCCGTCGGGTGGGAACTTGTTCTTGCTGCCGCAGCAGACCGCGGAGCCGGTCGACGGCGGCTACCGGATCACCGGGGCGAAGCGGTTCGTCAGCGGCTGCGAGATCGCGGACCACTTCCTGGTGAACGCGCTCGTCGACGACGTGCCGACGTTCTTCGGGCACGCGCCCGACGACACCATGCGGTACGTGCCGATCTGGGACACCATGGGGCTGCGCGCGTCGCGGAGCCAGCTCGTCACGTTCGACGGCACGGTGCTGCGGGCCGACCGCCGCTGCCCGCCCCCGACCGAGCGCAGGCCGAACCACATCGCCGCCGGGCTCGCCTTCCTTTCGCTCGGCATCGCCGACGCGGCACTGGCGGCACTCGTCGAGCACGCGCGATCGCGCACCATTCCGACCACCGGGGAACCGTTGTCCCACATGCAATGGCTCGGCTTCGAAGCAGCCGACGCCCGGCTCCGGCTGGACGCGGCGGCGCTGCAGTGCGGGCACTCGGCCTGGCTGGCGGACGAGAACTCGCCGGAGTTCGGACCGTCCACATTGGCCGCGAAGGCGATGGCGAACGAGGTCGCCCGGGAGATCGCGCAGTTGGGGGTGCGGGTCGGCGGCGGATCGGGCTATTTGAAGGCGTCCCCGATCCAGCGGATCTTCCGCGACGCGCAGGCGGGTGGGTTGATGGCGTATTCGGTCGAGGTGTGCAAGGACCGGATCGGGCGGGAGGTACTGGGTGCCTGA
- a CDS encoding NtaA/DmoA family FMN-dependent monooxygenase (This protein belongs to a clade of FMN-dependent monooxygenases, within a broader family of flavin-dependent oxidoreductases, the luciferase-like monooxygenase (LMM) family, some of whose members use coenzyme F420 rather than FMN.), giving the protein MPDRPRMLFNAFHMAAVSHHAQGLWAEPDSRQLEYTDLGMWIDLAKLLERGGFDTLFFADVLAPYEEYGGSRDAAVYEGMQFPTCDPSLLIPALAHATEHLGFTFTQNILQEHPYPFARKMSTLDHLTKGRVAWNIVTTFLPGAGRNLGFGGLPEHDERYARAEDFVRAAYALWEHSWDDDAVVRDRERRQFADPAKVREVGYRGPYYTVFGPHLSEPSPQRTPLLFQAGVSATGRAFAGRHAEALFINATEPEAAAPIVADVRAAAVAAGRDPRQVRVFVPQVFIIGSTEEEARRLDAELLERQTVEGNLARMSVFLGEDLSKYDPGRPVGELRSRPVTDVVRKLLAFSPRDDWTLGELVRRYGNQRSAGTPSQIADRVEAWQDADVDGINLGYVVSPTSFEDFVDHVTPVLRSRGLMQQEYRAGTLREKFFPDGGPRLPAGHPARVRPSD; this is encoded by the coding sequence GTGCCTGACCGGCCTCGCATGCTGTTCAACGCGTTCCACATGGCCGCGGTGTCCCACCACGCGCAGGGGCTGTGGGCGGAACCGGACAGCAGGCAGCTCGAATACACCGACCTCGGCATGTGGATCGATCTCGCGAAACTGCTGGAACGCGGCGGGTTCGACACGCTCTTCTTCGCCGACGTGCTCGCGCCGTACGAGGAGTACGGGGGTTCGAGGGACGCGGCGGTGTACGAAGGAATGCAGTTCCCGACCTGCGACCCGTCGCTGCTGATCCCGGCGCTCGCGCACGCGACCGAACACCTCGGGTTCACCTTCACCCAGAACATCCTGCAGGAGCACCCGTACCCGTTCGCGCGCAAGATGTCGACCCTGGACCACCTGACGAAGGGGCGCGTGGCGTGGAACATCGTCACCACGTTCCTGCCTGGCGCCGGGCGCAACCTCGGGTTCGGTGGGCTGCCGGAGCACGACGAGCGGTACGCGCGCGCCGAGGACTTCGTGCGTGCCGCCTACGCGTTGTGGGAACACAGCTGGGATGACGACGCGGTCGTCCGTGATCGGGAACGCCGCCAGTTCGCGGACCCGGCGAAGGTGCGCGAAGTCGGCTACCGCGGCCCGTACTACACGGTGTTCGGCCCTCATCTCAGCGAGCCGTCACCGCAGCGGACACCGCTGCTGTTCCAAGCCGGGGTCTCCGCGACCGGTCGCGCGTTCGCGGGACGGCACGCCGAGGCTTTGTTCATCAATGCGACCGAGCCGGAAGCCGCAGCGCCCATCGTGGCCGACGTGCGCGCCGCCGCGGTGGCGGCCGGGCGTGATCCGAGGCAGGTGCGGGTGTTCGTGCCTCAGGTGTTCATCATCGGCAGCACCGAAGAGGAAGCGCGCAGACTCGACGCCGAACTCCTCGAACGGCAGACCGTCGAGGGAAATCTGGCCAGGATGAGCGTTTTCCTCGGCGAGGACCTCTCGAAGTACGACCCGGGGAGGCCGGTCGGTGAACTTCGCAGCAGGCCGGTCACTGATGTCGTCCGGAAACTGCTGGCGTTTTCACCGCGTGACGATTGGACGCTCGGTGAGCTGGTGCGGCGGTACGGGAATCAGCGTTCGGCCGGGACACCGTCGCAGATCGCCGATCGGGTCGAAGCCTGGCAGGACGCCGACGTCGACGGGATCAATCTGGGATATGTCGTATCACCGACATCGTTCGAAGACTTCGTCGATCATGTGACACCGGTGCTGCGGTCGCGGGGGCTCATGCAGCAGGAATACCGTGCGGGTACGTTGCGGGAGAAGTTCTTTCCCGATGGGGGACCTCGGTTGCCCGCTGGGCATCCTGCTCGGGTTCGACCGTCCGATTAG
- a CDS encoding class I SAM-dependent methyltransferase: MLGRSGGVCLEIGCGTGINGPMIRELGRHPVGIDLSAGMLKYTRNRLASARADAIRLPVRNESVPVAVTVMAHTDMSDHRAVLREVTCILRPGIRDKVGASHWPLPELLHAFLDAGLVLDRFGEGGSDPTPTMLAIRAHKPS; encoded by the coding sequence TTGCTGGGCCGCAGCGGAGGAGTCTGCCTGGAAATCGGCTGCGGCACCGGAATCAACGGCCCGATGATCAGAGAACTCGGCCGACATCCCGTCGGGATCGACCTTTCCGCGGGAATGCTGAAGTACACCCGAAACCGCCTCGCATCAGCACGAGCGGACGCCATTCGCCTACCCGTGAGGAACGAATCGGTCCCAGTGGCGGTAACCGTCATGGCGCACACGGACATGTCCGACCACCGGGCGGTGCTACGCGAAGTCACCTGCATACTCCGACCAGGGATTCGCGACAAGGTGGGTGCCAGCCACTGGCCGCTTCCCGAACTCCTCCACGCCTTCCTCGACGCGGGCCTCGTACTGGACAGGTTCGGAGAAGGAGGAAGCGACCCGACACCTACCATGCTGGCCATCCGGGCCCACAAACCATCCTAA
- a CDS encoding HNH endonuclease signature motif containing protein, with amino-acid sequence MNTKLVSKSDSIKRRVAIIRYQQAMLLRDIADMDHESSRRSTVGQVALLCSLTQNSAERKTALADALTSYLPETLAAMENGLIDEYAASRVFEATACVSREVASEVDARLAGRFENRNAPALRRIVNSLLMRIDPEGYERRRKAKAAARRLEIRHGDHGSSTLFAELPSDRAQALYAACDQDALEKKRQGDKRTMDQLRLDALVERCLGGGCGGRPKAQIFLHIDMPTLMGLRNNPAELVGCGEISPELAREIAFDANSVWNRIVDEPMSKLPVDLGRKNYRPSKRMRKYLQVTHRTCSMPGCNRPAQYTDLDHATAWKDGGRTDKVNLRPLCRIHHKLREEPGWEFTTDHNGQLVVTTPDGHSYTGPPLDEEVRRSRPPA; translated from the coding sequence ATGAACACCAAACTGGTTTCCAAGTCTGATTCAATCAAGCGGCGGGTGGCGATTATTCGGTATCAGCAGGCGATGTTGCTGCGCGATATCGCGGATATGGATCACGAGTCGTCGCGAAGATCTACCGTGGGGCAGGTGGCGCTGCTGTGTTCGTTAACCCAGAACTCGGCGGAGCGGAAGACGGCGCTCGCTGACGCGTTGACTTCATACTTGCCGGAGACGCTGGCGGCGATGGAGAACGGGCTCATTGATGAGTATGCGGCCTCGCGGGTGTTCGAGGCTACTGCCTGCGTCTCTCGGGAGGTGGCGTCCGAAGTGGACGCTCGGCTGGCGGGGAGGTTCGAGAACCGGAACGCGCCCGCGCTGCGGCGGATAGTCAACTCCCTCCTGATGCGCATCGACCCCGAAGGGTACGAGCGGCGACGTAAAGCCAAGGCGGCGGCACGCAGGCTCGAAATCCGGCACGGGGATCATGGGTCGTCGACCCTGTTCGCTGAGCTGCCCTCCGATCGCGCGCAGGCCCTCTACGCGGCCTGTGACCAAGACGCATTGGAGAAAAAGCGGCAAGGCGACAAGCGCACCATGGATCAACTCAGGCTCGATGCCCTGGTCGAACGGTGCCTGGGTGGCGGCTGTGGAGGTAGGCCGAAAGCGCAGATCTTCCTGCACATCGATATGCCCACCCTGATGGGGCTGCGCAACAATCCCGCCGAACTCGTCGGGTGCGGCGAGATCTCACCGGAGTTGGCTCGCGAGATCGCCTTCGACGCCAACTCCGTCTGGAACCGCATCGTCGACGAACCCATGTCCAAGCTTCCCGTCGACCTCGGTCGGAAAAACTACCGGCCATCCAAGCGCATGCGGAAGTACCTTCAGGTCACGCACCGGACCTGCAGCATGCCCGGCTGCAACCGGCCCGCCCAGTACACCGACCTCGACCACGCGACAGCCTGGAAAGACGGCGGCCGCACCGACAAAGTGAACCTCCGGCCGTTGTGCCGGATCCATCACAAGTTACGCGAAGAACCCGGCTGGGAATTCACCACCGACCACAATGGACAACTCGTCGTCACCACACCCGACGGGCACAGCTACACTGGGCCGCCGCTCGACGAGGAGGTCAGGCGATCGCGCCCGCCCGCTTGA
- a CDS encoding Lrp/AsnC family transcriptional regulator — MVDSLMVDELDLALVHALAVDGRAPFSRIAAALDRSDRTVAHRYRRLRAAGMRVVGVTDERRLGMADWLVRIRCAPDAAPAIATALARRDDTAWVGIASGGTELTCITRTPSGADHLLLRKLSRTPRIDSVTAQCMLRPLAGTAGWQARTSALTPAQIARVRGPHHPAARNPVALTESDHALLHALAVDGRTGYPALAATTGTSESTVRRRLAELHHSGTLRFDVDIDPALLGYTCQAVLHLTVAPGSLTTVAAALAKHPEIAYATATTGSTNIAAFAVCRDLDGLYDYLTTGIGALDGVLRLDTSPVTRHVKRAGAIA; from the coding sequence ATGGTGGATTCACTCATGGTCGACGAACTGGACCTGGCGCTGGTGCACGCGCTGGCGGTGGATGGCCGTGCGCCGTTCAGCCGGATCGCCGCCGCGCTGGACCGGTCGGACCGCACGGTCGCGCACCGCTACCGGCGGCTGCGCGCGGCGGGGATGCGGGTCGTCGGGGTCACCGACGAACGGCGGCTCGGGATGGCGGACTGGCTGGTGCGGATCCGGTGCGCCCCGGACGCCGCTCCCGCGATCGCCACCGCGCTCGCCCGCCGCGACGACACCGCGTGGGTCGGGATCGCCTCCGGTGGCACCGAGCTGACCTGCATCACCCGCACTCCGTCGGGTGCGGATCATTTGTTGCTGCGCAAGCTTTCCCGCACCCCGCGCATCGATTCGGTGACCGCGCAGTGCATGCTGCGCCCGCTGGCGGGCACCGCGGGCTGGCAGGCCCGCACGTCGGCGCTGACCCCGGCCCAGATCGCCCGCGTCCGCGGCCCCCACCACCCCGCCGCGCGAAATCCCGTCGCCCTGACCGAATCCGATCACGCCCTGCTTCACGCACTCGCCGTCGACGGCCGCACCGGCTATCCCGCCCTCGCCGCCACCACCGGCACCTCGGAATCGACCGTCCGCAGGCGCCTGGCCGAGCTGCACCATTCCGGCACGCTCCGCTTCGACGTGGACATCGACCCGGCCCTGCTCGGCTACACCTGCCAGGCGGTGCTGCACCTGACCGTCGCTCCCGGCAGCCTCACCACCGTCGCCGCCGCGCTGGCGAAACACCCCGAAATCGCCTACGCCACCGCGACAACCGGCTCGACGAACATCGCCGCCTTCGCGGTCTGCCGCGACCTGGATGGCCTGTACGACTACCTGACCACCGGCATTGGCGCACTGGACGGCGTGCTGCGACTCGACACCTCCCCCGTCACCCGCCACGTCAAGCGGGCGGGCGCGATCGCCTGA
- a CDS encoding class I SAM-dependent methyltransferase — MAELDPVALTGRLTAALRAEETDRPDALFTDPYAAKLAGDSGKALLAGLGENQTIAVRTRHFDDQLAGELAGGDRRQLVIVAAGMDARAYRLDLAEDTRVFELDREDVLRVKEELVDAAPRVARTPVGVDLAGDWAPALLEAGFDPARPSCWLAEGLTQYLSPPDVLGLLDRITALSAPGSTLLIDMVGQSFLDSPMMKPMLDWFADRDAPWIFGTDRPEDLLAERGWRSEVTLISEISSALGRWPFPVVPRETPGVPQGYFVRARR; from the coding sequence ATGGCAGAACTCGACCCCGTCGCGCTCACCGGCAGGCTCACCGCCGCTCTGCGCGCGGAAGAAACCGACCGCCCCGACGCACTCTTCACCGACCCGTACGCGGCGAAGCTCGCAGGCGACTCCGGGAAAGCACTGCTCGCCGGGCTCGGGGAGAACCAGACGATCGCGGTCAGGACCAGGCACTTCGACGACCAGCTCGCCGGCGAACTGGCCGGGGGAGACCGGCGGCAGCTGGTGATCGTGGCCGCGGGGATGGACGCCCGCGCCTACCGGCTGGACCTGGCCGAGGACACGCGGGTGTTCGAGCTGGACCGCGAAGACGTGTTGCGCGTCAAGGAAGAACTGGTGGACGCCGCGCCCCGCGTGGCACGCACCCCGGTCGGGGTCGACCTCGCCGGGGACTGGGCACCGGCGCTCCTCGAAGCCGGGTTCGACCCCGCGCGGCCGTCGTGCTGGCTCGCCGAGGGGCTCACTCAATACCTGTCGCCGCCGGACGTGCTCGGCCTGCTCGACCGCATCACCGCGCTGTCCGCACCCGGCAGCACGCTGCTCATCGACATGGTCGGACAGTCCTTCTTGGACAGTCCGATGATGAAACCGATGCTCGACTGGTTCGCTGACCGGGACGCGCCGTGGATCTTCGGCACCGACCGGCCGGAGGACCTGCTCGCCGAACGCGGATGGCGGTCCGAAGTCACCCTGATCAGCGAGATCAGCAGCGCGCTCGGGCGATGGCCGTTCCCGGTCGTGCCAAGGGAAACGCCGGGCGTTCCGCAGGGCTATTTCGTGCGCGCCCGTCGCTGA
- a CDS encoding MDR family MFS transporter — translation MRPEDRLDAGLLKLAAILMVGGIAPLLDTTIVLVALDRLGRDLGASLVTIQWVTTAYLLALAVAVPVTGWTVNRFGAKPMWLFSLALFACGSALCGLAWNAGSLIAFRVAQGFGGGLMQPIMQTVLVKAAGKQRLGRIMTVVTLVAVLSPILGPVLGGAIVADFSWRWIFFVNVPLCLLGMALAWRGLPSSAPKPASRLDVVGLLMLSPGLGATIYGLSRVGALGGFGHASVLVPLVAGSALLSAFGSRAFRRQDPLLDLRLFRVRSFGASTALQFVNGFSLYGVMMLLPLYFQQVRGHTALAAGLVLAPQGLGALLTRWAGGLTDRIGARPIVLGGMALAVLGTLPFTAIGPGTSEVLLGVALAVRGAGLGAANVAIMAGAYQDLAPDEIAHGSSAIRITQQVGGSFGTAVLAVVLQTTTFATAFRWALAFAAVAFVPAFLLPASKWAVQRRARTK, via the coding sequence ATGCGACCAGAAGACCGGCTGGACGCCGGGCTGCTCAAACTCGCCGCGATCCTGATGGTCGGGGGCATCGCGCCGCTGCTCGACACCACGATCGTCCTGGTCGCGCTCGACCGCCTCGGCCGCGATCTCGGCGCCTCGCTGGTGACGATCCAGTGGGTGACGACGGCCTATCTGCTCGCGCTGGCGGTCGCCGTCCCGGTCACTGGCTGGACGGTGAACCGCTTCGGCGCAAAGCCGATGTGGCTGTTTTCGCTCGCGTTGTTCGCGTGCGGATCGGCGTTGTGCGGGCTGGCGTGGAACGCGGGGAGCTTGATCGCGTTCCGCGTGGCGCAGGGCTTCGGCGGCGGTCTAATGCAGCCGATCATGCAGACCGTGCTGGTCAAGGCGGCCGGGAAGCAGCGGCTCGGCCGGATCATGACGGTGGTGACGCTGGTCGCCGTGCTTTCCCCGATCCTCGGCCCCGTCCTCGGCGGGGCGATCGTCGCCGACTTCAGCTGGCGGTGGATCTTCTTCGTGAACGTGCCGCTGTGCCTGCTCGGCATGGCGCTCGCATGGCGGGGGCTGCCGTCGTCGGCACCGAAACCGGCGTCACGGCTCGACGTCGTCGGGCTCCTGATGCTTTCCCCCGGTCTCGGCGCGACGATCTACGGCCTGTCGCGGGTCGGTGCCCTCGGCGGCTTCGGGCACGCCTCCGTGCTCGTTCCGCTCGTCGCGGGATCGGCCCTGCTGAGCGCGTTCGGCTCGCGCGCGTTCCGGCGCCAGGACCCGTTGCTGGACCTCCGCCTGTTCCGTGTGCGGTCCTTCGGCGCTTCGACCGCGCTCCAGTTCGTCAACGGTTTCTCGCTCTACGGCGTGATGATGCTGCTGCCGCTGTACTTCCAGCAGGTCCGCGGGCACACCGCGCTCGCGGCGGGGCTAGTGCTCGCGCCGCAGGGCCTCGGCGCGCTGCTGACCCGCTGGGCAGGCGGCCTGACCGACCGGATCGGCGCCAGACCCATCGTCCTCGGCGGCATGGCACTGGCGGTGCTCGGCACGCTGCCGTTCACCGCGATCGGACCCGGCACGAGCGAAGTGCTCCTCGGCGTCGCGCTCGCGGTCCGCGGTGCCGGGCTCGGCGCGGCCAACGTGGCGATCATGGCCGGTGCCTACCAGGATCTCGCACCGGACGAGATCGCCCACGGCAGCAGCGCGATCAGGATCACGCAGCAGGTCGGCGGTTCGTTCGGTACCGCGGTGCTGGCCGTGGTCCTGCAGACCACCACGTTCGCGACCGCGTTCCGGTGGGCGCTCGCCTTCGCCGCGGTGGCCTTCGTACCCGCTTTTCTGCTCCCCGCCTCGAAGTGGGCGGTTCAGCGACGGGCGCGCACGAAATAG
- a CDS encoding TetR/AcrR family transcriptional regulator — protein sequence MAPQTRRRGEALEAALLEATWAELGEVGYAALTMERVAERAKTSRMVLYRRWPNRARLVLAAMRRQVVPITEDVPDTGELRGDVLEVLRRIVAHYRQIGADITHGLMSEFPDLADDVLTVVPEVLGRILERAAERGEVPSRELPGRVLTLPADLVRHELLVTRRPVSERVLAEIVDDVFLPLLSSGRSSEG from the coding sequence ATGGCGCCGCAGACGCGACGGCGTGGCGAAGCGCTCGAAGCGGCTTTGCTGGAGGCAACGTGGGCGGAACTGGGCGAAGTCGGTTACGCGGCGCTGACCATGGAACGGGTCGCGGAGCGGGCGAAGACCAGCCGCATGGTGCTCTACCGTCGGTGGCCGAACCGCGCGCGGCTCGTGCTGGCCGCGATGCGGCGCCAGGTCGTGCCGATCACCGAGGACGTGCCGGACACCGGTGAACTCCGCGGGGACGTCCTCGAAGTACTGCGCCGGATCGTGGCGCACTACCGGCAGATCGGCGCCGACATCACGCACGGTCTGATGTCGGAGTTCCCCGATCTCGCCGATGACGTGCTCACCGTGGTGCCCGAGGTGCTGGGCCGCATCCTCGAACGCGCTGCGGAACGGGGAGAAGTGCCGTCGCGCGAGCTCCCGGGCAGGGTGCTGACCCTGCCGGCGGACCTGGTGCGCCACGAGCTGCTGGTGACTCGGCGACCGGTGTCCGAACGCGTGCTCGCCGAGATCGTCGACGACGTTTTCCTTCCCCTGCTCAGTTCCGGGCGAAGTAGCGAAGGGTGA